A segment of the Deltaproteobacteria bacterium genome:
CGGCTCTGGCTTAGCACGGTGAGCTTTTCGCCGTAGCCCCGCAGCCGGCCGGGGGTCTCGTCCGTGGACCCGTCGTCCACCACGATCAGCTCGTACTCGCTCGTGGTCTGCGCCAGCACCGAGTCGATGGCCTCGCCGACCAGGGGCCAACGGTTGTAGGTGGGGATGATGACGCTGACCGGCAAACCGGAATCCTTGGCCATGGGGTATCGGGAAATTCAGCCCAGGTAACGGGTCAGGAACAGCGACAGCTCGGGAATGTAGGTGATGATCAACAGCGCCGCCACGTTGATGACGATGAACGGCACGAGCCCCGGGTAGAGGCTCTTCAGCGGCGCCTTGAACAGTGCCTGGGTGACGAAGATGTTGAGTCCGAAGGGCGGCGTGAACATGCCGACGGCCAGGTTCACGGTCATGATGATACCGAAGTGGACCAGGTCCACGCCGATGGCGACGGCGATGGGCGCGAGCAGCGGCGTGAGCACCAGGATCGCGGAGGCGGGATCGAGCAGGCAGCCCACGAACAACAGGAAGACGTTGATGGCCAGGAGCGCCATCCACGGCGGAAGATCCATGTCCCGGATCATCGCGACCATGCTCTGCGGCGCCCCGCTGATGGTCAGAAGCTGCGAAAAGACCCCGGCCGCGGCCACGATGATCAGCACCTGGGCCGTCAGGTACATGGAGTTGACCGATACGTCCCAGATCCCCTTCCAGCCGATGTCGCCGTAGACGAAACGCGTCACCACGATGGCGTAGACGCAGGCGATGCCGGCCGCCTCGGTGGGAGAGAAGACGCCCGCGTAGATGCCGCCGAGGATGATGACGGGCATGCCCAGGGCCCACACGCCATCTCTGGTGGCCGACAGGAACTCCCGGAAGGAAAACCCCGAGGCTTCGCGGATGCCGTGCCTCACGGCGAACGCGTAGATGTAGGCGGCCATCAGCAGCGCCATGATCAGGCCGGGAACGATGCCGGCCACGAACAGCAGCACCACCGACTCCTGCGCCGACACGCCGTAGAGGATCATGCCGATGGACGGCGGTATGACGATGGCGATGGAGCCTGATGACGTCAGCAGGCCGGTGGAGAACTTCTCGTCGTAGCCGGCGTCCCGCAGCGGCCGGTAGAGCAGCCGCCCGACCGCGGCCACGGTGGCGGGGCTGGAACCGGAAATGGCGCCGAACACGGTGCAGGTGCCCACCGCGGTCAGCGCCAGGCTGCCGCGGACGCCGCCGATGGCGGCGAGGACCCAGGCGACGATGCGCCGGGAGATGCCGCCCCGGCCCATCAGGTCGCCGGCGAAGATGAAGAACGGCACCGCCATGAGAGCGAACTTGTCGACGCTGCCGAACATGTTGATGTGCACCGCCATGGGCGGAACCGGCGCGAACAGCAGCAGCACGATGGCGGAAGTGGCCAGCAGGATGACGAAGATCGGGAATCCCAGCAGCAGCAGGACCACCGGCACGACGGCCATCACCCATTCCACGAGAACATCCCCTCGCCGAGTCTCCGGTCGGACCCTTTCACACGATGGGGCCTTGCCGGCCGCTGCGTCGCGCGTCCTCGCGTGGTGCCGGCCCCGAGGGGCGACCGCCGGTCGCCCCTACAGGTCATCGGTCTCGCTGCCGCCGTATCGCTCCACGACCTCGCCGGCAAACTGTCCCTTCACGTACGAACGGAAGCGCACCACCACCGCCAGGAACATGAGCACGAAGCCCAAGAGCAGGGCGGAGTGCGGTATCACCATGGGAATCTCGGCGACGACGCTGCGCTGGCCGAAGTTCCACACGAGCTTCACCACGGTCCAGGTCTGGGGAATGACGAAGACACACACGGCGAGGAACGAAACCGCGGCGATGCCGTTGATGATCTCCTTCCAGGGCGAGGGCAGCAGGATGGAGAAGAAGTCCATCTTCAGGTGCGTTCCATCGAGGGAGACGAGAACGGCGCCCATGAACACCGTCCAGACCATGATGTAGACCATGGCCTCGTCGGCCCAGATGATGGGCTGGAGGAAGACGTACCGCCCGATGACGTTGCCGAAGTTGACGGCGATACCGGCGAGGATCAGCGTGCCGACGATCGCCTTGGGCACCGTCACGATGACGAAGCGCAGGGGCCCCGTCACCGATTGGTCAACCGCCACGCGTCCGCTCGGCCGCCTCCTTCATGACGCGGTAGGCCTCCAGCACCGCCGGGCGGTCCTTGAGCACGTCGTCACCCACGGTGGAAAGCCGCCGCCGCAACTCCGCCTGGTCCTCGGGTGACAACTCCGCCAACTCGCCGCCGGCCTTGACCCAGATCTTGTACATCCGGTCGACGAACCCGAGGGTCCACTCCTGGTTGAGCGGATCCGTGGCCAGCGCCTGATCCAGGATCGCCTTCTGGAGGTCGGAAGCCAGTTTGTCGAACCACACCTTGCTCACGAAGCGGCCGCTGCAGATCAGCCCCTCCCCCGGCTTCAGCACGTACTTGGCGATGCGCTGGTACTTGAAGGGCACGAAGATGGTGATGCCCGCCTTGTTGCCGTCGATGGTCTTCTGCTGTATCGCGGGCACCACCTCGGAGAGCGGCATGGGCACGCCCGCGCCACCGAGACGGCGCAGGG
Coding sequences within it:
- a CDS encoding TRAP transporter large permease, coding for MEWVMAVVPVVLLLLGFPIFVILLATSAIVLLLFAPVPPMAVHINMFGSVDKFALMAVPFFIFAGDLMGRGGISRRIVAWVLAAIGGVRGSLALTAVGTCTVFGAISGSSPATVAAVGRLLYRPLRDAGYDEKFSTGLLTSSGSIAIVIPPSIGMILYGVSAQESVVLLFVAGIVPGLIMALLMAAYIYAFAVRHGIREASGFSFREFLSATRDGVWALGMPVIILGGIYAGVFSPTEAAGIACVYAIVVTRFVYGDIGWKGIWDVSVNSMYLTAQVLIIVAAAGVFSQLLTISGAPQSMVAMIRDMDLPPWMALLAINVFLLFVGCLLDPASAILVLTPLLAPIAVAIGVDLVHFGIIMTVNLAVGMFTPPFGLNIFVTQALFKAPLKSLYPGLVPFIVINVAALLIITYIPELSLFLTRYLG
- a CDS encoding TRAP transporter small permease; its protein translation is MAVDQSVTGPLRFVIVTVPKAIVGTLILAGIAVNFGNVIGRYVFLQPIIWADEAMVYIMVWTVFMGAVLVSLDGTHLKMDFFSILLPSPWKEIINGIAAVSFLAVCVFVIPQTWTVVKLVWNFGQRSVVAEIPMVIPHSALLLGFVLMFLAVVVRFRSYVKGQFAGEVVERYGGSETDDL